Genomic DNA from Bacteroidota bacterium:
TGCAGATCTCGACGGCATAATTACCAAAGCTGTGCAGCACTACGTTGATGATGTGCGTAGCCGGAGTTTTCCCGATGCCTCTGAAAGCTATTAGGCAATACACGTATCATCTTAACTAACCCACGTGTGCATCATTTGCCGGCTTGGGGTATACACACACTGCTGAGCCTGTCTATTTAAAAAAGGATATCTGTACAACATGGAGAACAACCCGGAACGCCCCCTTATTCTCATTTCAAACGATGATGGCATACGCGCAGCCGGCATCCAGGCCCTTGCTGATGCGCTTGTTGAGGTAGGTGACTGTTTTGTCGTGGCACCCAACGAAGAGCAGAGCGGGGTTTCGCACGCCATTACCATTCGTCACCCTGTTCGAGCACATCCCGTGCCTTTTAAGGCTGGCGGCAAGGTGCTAGACGCGTATGCGGTTACAGGCACACCTGTAGACTGTGTGAAGCTTGCAATCGATCAACTGTTGCCGAAGATGCCAGACCTGGTTGTTAGTGGCATCAATCAGGGACCCAATGCTGCCATTAATACGATCTACTCGGGAACGGTAAGCGCTGCATTGGAAGGAACGATTCTGGGTGTTGATGCCATTGCTTTTTCGCTTAATGCCTGGAAAGCTGGCGACTTCTATGCCGGCAGCAGCCATATACAGCATATCGTTAGATCCGTGCTGAAAACAGGGCTCCCACCGGGTGTTCTACTCAACGTTAACATCCCCGACGTGGCATCAGAGGAGATCAAAGGCATCGCCATTACCCGTCAGGCTGAATCGCGCTGGCAGGAGTCGTTTGTTGAAAGGATTGATCCAATGGACAAACCCTATTACTGGATTGCCGGTCAATTTGTGGATCTGGATGAAGGTGAGGACACGGACCTTGCGGCCTTGCGCAGCCAGTATATTTCGGTGACCCCCATTCGTCCCGATCTAACGGCGCACGACGTCATGGCAAAGCTTAAGTTTTAGCGCGTCGTTTTTGCCTGGTCCAACAGCCAGGTTTTATGATGCTCGAGGGCTTTGCGAACAGGCATTGGGTCTGTTTGGCCTGGATATCCCACTACCTGGTATTGTGCTGCCAGGTTGTGTGCATCGTCGTCTTGCCTGTCTGCCAGTTCTGCAGCAGCAGCCCGGTACGCATCGCGAAATGGGACACCATTGAGCACTTTTTCCAGTGCGTGACTGGTGGCGAACAACTCCTGTGTGGTTGCCTTTTTCATGTTTTCTGTTGAGAACTGCAGGGCTGGCACCACCTGCGCCATGGCTTGCACCAGATCCTGTGTCAGCAATAAGCCCCGCATAATAGATTCTTTGGTTAACTGGAGGTCCCGGTGGTATCCAGAAGGCAGGTTGGCCGGGAGGGTGAGTAGCAGTTGCATTTCAGCCATGAGTCGGTGGTAGTTGGCCCGTACCAGTTCGAGCACATCCGGGTTTTTCTTTTGTGGCATGATACTGCTACCGGTGCACATGGCTGCCGGCAAGGTGACAAACCCGAACTCGGCTGTGTTAAACAGAATAAGGTCGCTCGCCATCCGGTTGAAAGTAGCGCCAACTTGTACGAGGGCATGCATCGCGTGCATTTCCAGTTTGCCGCGTGATAGCTGCACAGCCGTCACATTGGTTTGCACGCTTTCGAAACCTAGCTGCTCAGCAGTGTAGGCGCGAGGTAGCTTTAGGAAAGGCACGCCGTATCCGGCTGCGCTGCCGAGCGGTGAGGTGTTGATTTGGCTGTGCGCATGCTGCAGGGCTGTCATGTCTGACAATAACAACTCTGCGTACCCCAGCGCCCAGAGCGCCGGCGTGGATGGCATCGCGCGTTGGTAATGCGTGTAGCCGGGCATCACCGCATCAGCGTAGGTGTCGCCGAGGGCACAGCACGCGTTGGTCACCTCAACAAGCTGTGCTACAATGACAGCCAGTTGGTCTCGCATAAACAGCCGGAGTGCCGTGAGAACCTGGTCGTTTCGCGAACGCCCTGTATGAATTTTCTTGCCGATGTCGCCCAGTTTTTCGGTAAGGTATGACTCGATTACCGTGTGGCAATCTTCGTCTTCTTGCCTGACCACGATGTTGCCGGCTTCAATTTCAACGCCCATGTCGGCCAGCGTTGCCTGTATTTGCGTCAGTTCTTCAGGCGTTAGCAATCCGATGGACACCAGTCCGGCTGCATGTGCCAGGGTGCCAGTAATGTCGTATGGAAGCAGCAGCGTATCCCATTTGTAGTCTTCGCCTACTGTGAATCGTGTTACCCAGGCGGCAACATCTATGTCTTTTTTCCAGAGCATGGGTTGTGGTAATCTTATGAAAAGTAGGCTTTAATAATGTCTTTATAGACCACTACGCCGCGTAAGAGCGATTCAATTTCGATGTGCTCGTGTGGCGTATGGGAGCGTTCGCTGGGGCCAGGGCCAATTTTAACCGTAGGTACATCAGCCAAATGAATCCAGTCTGAGGTTGTTGGTGAGCCAAAAGGCAACGCGTTTGGCAAGGCTTGGCGGCATGCATTAACAATGTTGCTATTCGGATCCGTAGCTGTCGGAATGATCCGTTTGCTGTGTACGTGTACTTCAGATTGCAGTTGATCCGCAACCAGGGTGATAATCTCTTCGTGCGTATAGGCTGGTGTTGACCGGATATCGAGGTAGAAGGTGCAGCTATCAGGAATCACATTGCGTGCGGTGCCCCCTTCGATGGTTGTCGCAGCAATTGTAGGCCGGCCAAGATGCGGGTCTCCGCGGTCAAACTGAAAGGCAGCTACGCGTTGCAAGTCGGCCGCGGCGGCATAAAGCGCATTTTCTCCGAGGTGCGCGCGTGCAGCATGAGCGGTTCGGCCGCGTGCGATAACTTTAAGGATCAGCAGGCCTTTTTGCGCAATGCACGGGACGAGCTCAGTTGGCTCACCAACCAGGGCAGCGTTTAGCTGCGGAAGGTGCGCTCGGAGGGTTTGCAAGCCGTTGTAATCGCCACCAACTTCCTCGTGGGTGGTGAGGGCAACAATGAGCCGGCCATTTTCAGGCTCCCAGCCGGCCGCATGCAGTTCAAGCAGCGCGCGCAGCATGGCGGTGCCACTCGCTTTGGCGTCAACGGTACCGCGACCCCATATGCAGCCATCTTTTTCTACTGCAGCAAAAGGCGGATAGGGGTGATCTGCTGAGGGAGGTACTACATCCAGGTGAGAATTGAGCAGCAGGCAGTTGTCGCCTGTACCCAGGGAGACAAATACGTTGTTATCTACCCGCTGTGGGACAAGCTTGTGCCGGCTTATGTAAGCTGAAACGCGGTCTGCTATTTCGGCCTCTTCATGGCTCAGGCTCGGCGTGCTTACCAGCGCTTTGAAGATCGATATGGTTTCGTGGGCTGTTGACAATGAACGTGCAAGGGGTTTGGGTTGTTAAACGACAGCGGTGCCGGATGTGCGGGAGAAAATGTCGTCGGGTGGCAAAATGAATACGTCTGAAATACCTGCTTCTCGCGCTTCAAAAGCCATCTTTAATTTGACCAGCATGCCGTCTTTGATCCAGCCATCTGTTTTACCGGCTGCAAACAGTTCTTTATCCATTGATTGGATGCGGGTGGAGGAATCAGACGCCATACGCCTGACCCCCCCGGATTCGGTGACCAGGAGCAGCGCATCTGCTTGCAAGGCTACTGCGACAGCATGGGCGACGGTGTCGGCATTTACGTTGTAGGTCTGGCCGGCTTTATCGATGCCAAGGGGGGCCATGATGGGCATTAAGCCAGCGGCAAGGAGTGTTTGTAAAAGCCTGGGGTTTATATGGTCAACATCGCCGACCCATCCAAAATCGACCTGCCGGCCGTCGATGGTCCAGGGTGGGCGGCGGTTTACCCGTAAGGTGCCGCCGTCAATGCCGCGGAGTCCAACCGTTGGCAGGCCATATTTAAACCCCTCAGCAACCAGGTAGGCATTCAATTCGCCGCAAATGGTCCATTGCAGGATAGAAAGGTCGATGTCTGTTGTTACGCGCCGGCCATTTACGATTGTCGGTTCGTGTCCGAGTCGCCGCGCCATGGCGGTTGATTGTGGACCGCCGCCGTGCACAATAATCACGCGTTCCTGTGCTGACAGGGCTTGCAAAGCCGGCCAGAATGCAGACAGGATCTCAGGGGCTTTTAACAGCGCGCCGCCAATTTTGATGACAGTTGTTCTTGTTTGCATACTATGCTTAATCGAGTAGTCCCCAAAGGTCTTCCAGGATGGCCTTCTGGGCGTGTAGCCGGTATTCTGCTTGTAGCAGGTGAATCGCTTGCGGGCTGTCTATCACTGCGTCTTCGACGACCACATTGCGTCGCACGGGCAGGCAGTGCATGAAGATGCCCTGGTTGGTTTTTTGCATGAGGCGGTCGTTGATGCGCCAGTGTTTGTTGTTCAACCGGAGGTCCACTTCAGCTTCTTTTGATTCATAAACAGCCGGCCCACTCCATGCCTTGGCATAGATAACGTCGGCGCCTTCAGCAGCGGCATACAGGTTGGATTCGTGTGATACCGTGGCACCATGCCGGGCTGCGTAGTCTGAGGCCATTTGCATGATGCCCGCGTCCAGTTTGTAAGGCTCGGGGCAGGCAAGCGTGACATCAAATCCTGACCGGGCAGCCATCAATAAAGCTGAATTGGGTACAGCCATGGGCAAGGCCCTCGGGTGGTGGCACCAGGTTAAAACAAACTTTTTGCGTCTGGTATCACCTTTGAAATGCGTCTGCAACGCCGCTGCATCACTCAGGGCCTGGCAGGGATGATAAAAGGCAGATTCGAGGTTGACAACCGGTACCTCAGCCGCGCTAACAAATTTGTTAAACAGGGTTTCATCTCGGTCCGCGATATAGTCTGTGAGCGAAGCAAACATGCGTACGCCGAGCGCATCATAATACCGGGACAACACGCCTACAGCTTCCCTGATGTGCTCCGCTTCATTGCCGTTCATTACAGCACCGTCTTCCCAGGAGAACCCCCATGTGCCTTGCCCGATATTCAAGGTAGTAGCATGCGCCCCCAATTGTGCTGCTGCCAATTCCATCGAGG
This window encodes:
- a CDS encoding N-acetylornithine carbamoyltransferase, with translation MMDHLIDWHLHTDLTWQKLITRARWHHAATDKWSKSAAGKSIGLLFFNSSLRTRTSMELAAAQLGAHATTLNIGQGTWGFSWEDGAVMNGNEAEHIREAVGVLSRYYDALGVRMFASLTDYIADRDETLFNKFVSAAEVPVVNLESAFYHPCQALSDAAALQTHFKGDTRRKKFVLTWCHHPRALPMAVPNSALLMAARSGFDVTLACPEPYKLDAGIMQMASDYAARHGATVSHESNLYAAAEGADVIYAKAWSGPAVYESKEAEVDLRLNNKHWRINDRLMQKTNQGIFMHCLPVRRNVVVEDAVIDSPQAIHLLQAEYRLHAQKAILEDLWGLLD
- a CDS encoding M20/M25/M40 family metallo-hydrolase is translated as MSTAHETISIFKALVSTPSLSHEEAEIADRVSAYISRHKLVPQRVDNNVFVSLGTGDNCLLLNSHLDVVPPSADHPYPPFAAVEKDGCIWGRGTVDAKASGTAMLRALLELHAAGWEPENGRLIVALTTHEEVGGDYNGLQTLRAHLPQLNAALVGEPTELVPCIAQKGLLILKVIARGRTAHAARAHLGENALYAAAADLQRVAAFQFDRGDPHLGRPTIAATTIEGGTARNVIPDSCTFYLDIRSTPAYTHEEIITLVADQLQSEVHVHSKRIIPTATDPNSNIVNACRQALPNALPFGSPTTSDWIHLADVPTVKIGPGPSERSHTPHEHIEIESLLRGVVVYKDIIKAYFS
- the argB gene encoding acetylglutamate kinase; its protein translation is MQTRTTVIKIGGALLKAPEILSAFWPALQALSAQERVIIVHGGGPQSTAMARRLGHEPTIVNGRRVTTDIDLSILQWTICGELNAYLVAEGFKYGLPTVGLRGIDGGTLRVNRRPPWTIDGRQVDFGWVGDVDHINPRLLQTLLAAGLMPIMAPLGIDKAGQTYNVNADTVAHAVAVALQADALLLVTESGGVRRMASDSSTRIQSMDKELFAAGKTDGWIKDGMLVKLKMAFEAREAGISDVFILPPDDIFSRTSGTAVV
- the surE gene encoding 5'/3'-nucleotidase SurE, which codes for MENNPERPLILISNDDGIRAAGIQALADALVEVGDCFVVAPNEEQSGVSHAITIRHPVRAHPVPFKAGGKVLDAYAVTGTPVDCVKLAIDQLLPKMPDLVVSGINQGPNAAINTIYSGTVSAALEGTILGVDAIAFSLNAWKAGDFYAGSSHIQHIVRSVLKTGLPPGVLLNVNIPDVASEEIKGIAITRQAESRWQESFVERIDPMDKPYYWIAGQFVDLDEGEDTDLAALRSQYISVTPIRPDLTAHDVMAKLKF
- the argH gene encoding argininosuccinate lyase, yielding MLWKKDIDVAAWVTRFTVGEDYKWDTLLLPYDITGTLAHAAGLVSIGLLTPEELTQIQATLADMGVEIEAGNIVVRQEDEDCHTVIESYLTEKLGDIGKKIHTGRSRNDQVLTALRLFMRDQLAVIVAQLVEVTNACCALGDTYADAVMPGYTHYQRAMPSTPALWALGYAELLLSDMTALQHAHSQINTSPLGSAAGYGVPFLKLPRAYTAEQLGFESVQTNVTAVQLSRGKLEMHAMHALVQVGATFNRMASDLILFNTAEFGFVTLPAAMCTGSSIMPQKKNPDVLELVRANYHRLMAEMQLLLTLPANLPSGYHRDLQLTKESIMRGLLLTQDLVQAMAQVVPALQFSTENMKKATTQELFATSHALEKVLNGVPFRDAYRAAAAELADRQDDDAHNLAAQYQVVGYPGQTDPMPVRKALEHHKTWLLDQAKTTR